Proteins encoded by one window of Methanomassiliicoccales archaeon:
- a CDS encoding DUF1638 domain-containing protein — MNSKGRNGSGRLMMMACPMLEDEMIHNLTTDPDEKRIFLVTNKNIETLLPKLKSNNVEFEQISEDDFFNENANVPREGYNIIIWMMSLGLHSEPKTLAAEIRRLMLTVPGHADGIALYYGLCGNGLEGIREWGRENLPIPMTLFTDREGKLCDDCICVPLGSSERYLNLMKKHCGVMYLTPAVACNWKEFLYHTELFKGLDTIDMSRKEFMKLMLDMAHYKQCLKIQTNLGDQAIFQEKCEEYAKELELELIELEGGWVSTEVADRMYAEAKSFLGE, encoded by the coding sequence ATGAATTCTAAGGGCAGGAATGGATCGGGGAGGCTTATGATGATGGCCTGCCCCATGCTGGAGGATGAGATGATTCATAATCTGACCACCGACCCAGATGAGAAAAGGATATTCCTCGTTACGAACAAGAATATTGAGACGCTGCTCCCCAAGCTTAAGTCAAATAATGTCGAGTTCGAGCAAATCTCTGAGGATGATTTTTTCAACGAGAATGCGAATGTGCCTAGGGAAGGGTACAACATCATCATCTGGATGATGAGTCTCGGACTCCACTCGGAGCCCAAGACCCTCGCAGCGGAAATCCGCAGGCTGATGCTTACAGTCCCAGGTCATGCCGATGGTATAGCGCTTTACTATGGGCTATGTGGAAACGGGCTCGAAGGGATCCGGGAATGGGGCAGGGAGAACCTGCCGATACCGATGACGCTCTTCACCGATAGGGAAGGTAAGCTGTGCGACGACTGCATATGTGTGCCACTCGGTAGCAGCGAAAGATACTTGAATCTCATGAAGAAGCATTGCGGGGTGATGTACCTCACGCCCGCCGTCGCATGCAACTGGAAGGAGTTCCTCTACCATACCGAGCTGTTCAAAGGCCTCGATACCATAGATATGAGCCGTAAGGAGTTCATGAAGCTCATGCTCGATATGGCGCACTACAAGCAGTGCCTGAAGATCCAGACCAATCTCGGGGACCAGGCAATCTTCCAGGAAAAGTGCGAAGAGTATGCCAAAGAGCTGGAGTTGGAACTGATCGAGCTCGAAGGCGGGTGGGTGTCCACAGAAGTCGCGGACCGCATGTATGCCGAGGCAAAATCTTTCCTCGGGGAATGA
- a CDS encoding flavodoxin family protein encodes MSTSVANLSVTGNTKMISESIFEEVKGKKDIRPIAEIESLDGNDLIFPGFPVNMVGAPKEIKNFLEYNGRGKTFTPFIAHAMVPNSPPLGAVFENCKEAANGTRVIGMFSCQGEPDRDLAEALMKSPDTKMRGFGETRILSVGHSNAHDRTKARNFAREITHKAEISEMRGTGAFWLPSQFFFIDLCPKARE; translated from the coding sequence ATGAGCACTTCGGTGGCTAATTTGTCAGTAACAGGGAACACGAAGATGATCTCAGAATCCATCTTTGAGGAAGTCAAAGGGAAGAAAGACATCCGACCAATAGCTGAAATTGAAAGTCTGGATGGAAATGATTTGATATTCCCGGGCTTCCCTGTGAATATGGTGGGAGCTCCGAAGGAGATAAAGAACTTCCTCGAATATAATGGTCGAGGCAAAACATTTACGCCGTTTATTGCCCACGCAATGGTCCCCAATTCTCCGCCACTCGGAGCGGTATTTGAGAATTGCAAAGAGGCGGCAAATGGAACGAGGGTAATTGGTATGTTTAGTTGTCAGGGAGAACCCGACAGAGATCTAGCAGAGGCCCTTATGAAATCTCCAGATACTAAAATGAGGGGCTTCGGTGAAACGCGTATTCTGAGCGTAGGGCATTCTAATGCACATGATCGGACCAAGGCACGGAACTTCGCACGGGAAATAACGCATAAAGCAGAGATCTCTGAGATGAGGGGAACGGGGGCTTTCTGGCTCCCTTCCCAGTTTTTCTTCATTGATCTTTGCCCAAAGGCGCGTGAATGA
- a CDS encoding winged helix-turn-helix domain-containing protein, translated as MQNDDIREQIKALRQEVRGLSTSILNLRQDDMRKVFGDQIETVLKDRIARHYSRVPDGSVKERQEEISKETLQDIVDRTVTIFQSDGKQRALTFLNAFETGIVTNGMSSSDRINSFELQLVDQIKEYLNGSDHIFNQTAPGIPVIPPIITKREKGKLSPETAERLLAPLSNAKRVQVMLILTRESNSLAELCKELGLKKGHLQFHLKALLEVEYIHYDRKSHLYSVTSRGLRVLDGITMLLEDISSNLVE; from the coding sequence ATGCAGAACGATGATATTCGAGAGCAGATCAAGGCGTTACGGCAGGAGGTGCGCGGATTGAGCACATCGATCCTCAACCTCAGGCAGGACGACATGCGCAAGGTGTTCGGCGATCAGATAGAGACAGTGCTAAAGGACCGGATCGCACGGCACTATTCCCGGGTTCCGGATGGATCGGTTAAGGAACGGCAGGAAGAGATTTCGAAGGAAACACTTCAGGACATTGTAGACCGGACGGTCACCATATTCCAGAGCGACGGGAAACAAAGGGCACTAACTTTCTTGAATGCTTTCGAAACTGGCATCGTCACCAACGGAATGAGTAGCTCCGACCGGATTAACAGCTTCGAGCTACAGCTTGTCGACCAGATCAAGGAGTATCTCAATGGCTCCGACCATATCTTCAACCAGACCGCCCCAGGCATCCCCGTTATCCCTCCAATCATAACGAAACGGGAAAAGGGAAAGCTGTCGCCGGAGACGGCGGAGAGATTGCTGGCTCCTTTATCCAACGCAAAAAGGGTCCAGGTCATGCTGATACTGACTAGGGAAAGCAACAGTCTAGCCGAATTATGCAAGGAACTAGGCCTGAAGAAAGGACATCTCCAATTTCATCTAAAGGCGCTTCTCGAGGTGGAATACATACACTACGACCGGAAGAGCCACCTCTATTCTGTTACGTCCCGAGGGTTGCGAGTTCTAGACGGCATTACGATGCTATTGGAAGACATTAGCAGTAACTTGGTGGAGTAG
- a CDS encoding methylamine methyltransferase corrinoid protein reductive activase, giving the protein MHAIDLSTKKIISTAMTVRHPVPGANVMDHLTYCIEVDQNLANELMIETVNRLVRLLEIDLTKVERMAVCGNPIQLSIFQNMELRDLAYVGEKSLKSKGVTPQKRDAKVMSSEALGIDLGGPNAEVYVPPSIAHEIGADALAMMFKTGLLDRKEPCLVTDYGTNAEMALKVGDEIYTGSAAAGPAMEGQAIRFGMLASPGAISDIDFEGHWRCRVLDDQLMPVDGDKVDPTSGDIVEEGNMHGRSRGVTGTGVIAAIATAMDTGLIKAPHILTADGKLHLQDGVYIDDHDFQEAAKAFGAMRAGHFTLLEKAGITFDDLDSMYMSGASGTYVDALKAQRVGLIPPTPKNIYQVGNTSLAMATDIVMDPNLMEELQDMAHGIRSNHIMFATDKVFETLYIQELALWQEGMPLSSYNFFIQSMGIQPLPEKFREANVYKIVQRDIPVLGDKGLKILTDIGTKLVGTFDGCISCMKCAENCPEKALTVEKNASGEPEITVASDLCNGTACLRCERGCPEKVFKFKGLQSTRKAKK; this is encoded by the coding sequence GTGCATGCAATAGATCTGAGCACCAAAAAGATCATCTCGACGGCCATGACCGTAAGGCATCCGGTCCCCGGAGCGAACGTGATGGACCACCTGACCTACTGCATAGAAGTGGACCAGAACTTGGCCAATGAGCTGATGATCGAGACGGTCAATCGCCTCGTCCGGCTCTTGGAGATCGATCTTACCAAAGTTGAGAGGATGGCCGTATGTGGAAACCCGATCCAGCTCTCGATATTCCAGAACATGGAATTGAGGGACCTTGCGTATGTGGGAGAGAAATCTCTGAAATCGAAGGGAGTAACGCCACAGAAGCGGGACGCTAAGGTCATGTCCTCCGAGGCGCTAGGAATCGATCTGGGCGGACCGAACGCCGAGGTGTACGTACCACCATCGATTGCGCACGAGATTGGTGCCGACGCATTGGCCATGATGTTCAAGACCGGACTGCTCGACCGAAAGGAGCCGTGCTTGGTCACCGACTACGGAACCAACGCCGAGATGGCGCTCAAAGTAGGCGACGAGATATACACTGGTTCCGCTGCTGCCGGTCCGGCCATGGAAGGACAGGCCATCCGCTTTGGCATGCTGGCCTCGCCAGGTGCCATATCTGACATAGACTTTGAGGGCCACTGGCGCTGCAGGGTGCTGGATGACCAACTGATGCCGGTCGATGGGGACAAGGTCGACCCGACATCGGGGGACATAGTCGAAGAGGGGAACATGCACGGCAGATCCAGGGGAGTGACCGGCACTGGCGTCATCGCTGCCATCGCCACTGCCATGGACACCGGTCTGATTAAGGCACCGCACATATTGACAGCGGACGGCAAGCTGCACCTTCAGGATGGCGTTTACATTGACGACCATGACTTCCAAGAGGCGGCAAAGGCGTTCGGCGCCATGAGGGCAGGTCACTTCACCCTGCTGGAGAAGGCAGGGATCACATTCGACGATTTGGACAGCATGTACATGAGCGGCGCGTCCGGAACGTATGTTGACGCGTTAAAGGCGCAAAGGGTCGGACTGATCCCGCCCACGCCGAAGAACATCTACCAGGTCGGCAACACTTCGCTGGCGATGGCTACTGACATAGTCATGGACCCTAATCTGATGGAGGAGCTGCAGGACATGGCGCACGGCATCCGGTCCAACCACATCATGTTCGCCACCGATAAGGTGTTCGAGACCCTATACATCCAGGAGCTGGCGCTTTGGCAGGAAGGAATGCCGCTCTCGTCATACAACTTCTTCATACAGAGCATGGGCATCCAGCCTTTACCAGAGAAGTTCCGTGAGGCGAATGTGTACAAGATCGTGCAGCGAGACATACCGGTCCTGGGCGACAAGGGATTGAAGATCCTCACTGACATCGGGACCAAGCTTGTGGGAACTTTCGACGGATGCATATCGTGCATGAAGTGCGCTGAGAATTGCCCGGAGAAAGCATTGACGGTCGAAAAGAATGCGAGCGGAGAACCGGAGATAACGGTGGCTTCCGATCTGTGCAATGGTACGGCCTGTCTGCGCTGCGAACGCGGATGCCCTGAAAAGGTATTCAAGTTCAAGGGCCTGCAGAGCACGAGGAAAGCAAAGAAATGA